One part of the Pseudomonas sp. MYb118 genome encodes these proteins:
- a CDS encoding sodium:solute symporter, with amino-acid sequence MALDLFVVLIYAAAMLVLGYFGMRKAKTNEEFLVAGRNLGPTLYMGTMAATVLGGASTVGTVRLGYVHGISGFWLCAALGCGIVALNLFLAKPLLKLKIYTVTQVLEKRYNPMARSASAVIMLAYALMIGVTSILAIGTVLQVLFGLPFWISVLLGGGVVVVYSAIGGMWSLTLTDIVQFIIKTVGLMFILLPICLYRVGGWDELVTKLPAASFSFTTIGWDTIITYFMIYFFGILIGQDIWQRVFTVKTAKVAQYAGTAAGIYCILYGLACALIGMAAHVLIPDLDNVNNAFAAIVKLSLPDGIRGLVIAAALAAMMSTASAGLLAAATTLSEDLLPKLRGGKQSSLSLNRLVTLLTGVVVLGIALVVNDVISALTLAYNLLVGGMLIPLMGAIFWKRATTAGAIASMGMGFATALLFMVKDGLDANTPIYYSLAVGLVSFVVVSLMSRRPAAVASAI; translated from the coding sequence ATGGCATTGGATTTATTCGTCGTTCTCATTTACGCCGCTGCGATGCTGGTTCTCGGCTACTTCGGCATGCGCAAGGCCAAGACCAACGAAGAGTTTCTGGTCGCGGGCCGCAACCTGGGGCCGACCCTGTACATGGGCACCATGGCCGCCACCGTCCTGGGCGGCGCGTCCACGGTCGGCACCGTGCGCCTGGGCTACGTGCATGGCATTTCCGGTTTCTGGCTGTGCGCCGCACTGGGTTGCGGGATCGTGGCGCTGAACCTGTTTCTGGCCAAACCGCTGTTGAAACTGAAGATCTACACCGTGACCCAGGTGCTGGAGAAACGCTACAACCCGATGGCCCGCTCCGCGAGCGCGGTGATCATGCTGGCGTACGCGCTGATGATCGGCGTGACCTCGATCCTCGCCATCGGCACCGTGCTGCAAGTGCTGTTCGGCCTGCCGTTCTGGATCTCGGTGCTGCTCGGTGGTGGCGTGGTGGTGGTCTACTCGGCCATCGGCGGCATGTGGTCGCTGACCCTGACCGACATCGTCCAGTTCATCATCAAGACCGTCGGCCTGATGTTCATCCTGTTGCCGATCTGCCTGTACCGCGTCGGCGGCTGGGATGAGCTGGTGACCAAACTGCCGGCGGCGAGCTTCAGCTTCACCACCATCGGTTGGGACACCATCATCACCTACTTCATGATCTACTTCTTCGGCATCCTGATCGGCCAGGACATCTGGCAGCGGGTGTTCACCGTCAAGACCGCCAAGGTCGCGCAATACGCCGGCACCGCCGCCGGTATCTACTGCATCCTCTACGGCCTGGCCTGCGCCCTGATCGGTATGGCTGCGCATGTGTTGATCCCGGACCTGGACAACGTCAACAACGCCTTCGCCGCCATCGTCAAACTGTCCCTGCCGGACGGTATCCGTGGCCTGGTGATCGCCGCCGCACTGGCAGCCATGATGTCCACCGCCAGCGCCGGCCTGCTGGCTGCCGCTACCACCCTGAGTGAAGACCTGCTGCCAAAACTGCGCGGTGGCAAGCAGTCGAGCCTGAGCCTCAACCGCCTGGTGACCCTGCTGACCGGCGTGGTGGTGCTGGGTATCGCCCTGGTGGTGAACGACGTGATCAGCGCCCTGACCCTGGCGTACAACCTGCTGGTGGGCGGCATGCTGATCCCGCTGATGGGTGCCATCTTCTGGAAACGCGCTACTACCGCCGGCGCCATCGCCAGCATGGGCATGGGTTTTGCCACTGCCCTGCTGTTCATGGTCAAGGACGGCCTGGACGCCAACACCCCGATCTACTACAGCCTCGCGGTAGGCCTGGTGAGTTTTGTCGTGGTGAGCCTGATGTCCCGCCGTCCAGCTGCAGTGGCCAGCGCCATCTAA
- a CDS encoding cytosine permease, whose product MNNNNNDQSLTQIETHGVEQIPDNERTAGPTDLFRMIFGGSNTFATAVLGSFPVLFGLSFQAGVAAIVLGVLLGSLILAPMGLFGPLNGTNNAVSSGAHFGVHGRIVGSFLSLLTAIAFFSLSVWSSGDALIGGAKRLVGLPETDLTLGLAYGLFAILVLTVCIYGFRFLLWVNKIAVWSASLLFLLGVFAFAGPFDVNYAGTVSFGQPGFWAAFIGAALVAMSNPISFGAFLGDWSRYIPRHTPKAQIMVAVVLSQIATFIPFLFGLATATIVAIKAPDYIAANNYVGGLLAVSPNWFFLPVCLIAVIGGMSTGTTSLYGTGLDMSSVFPRVLSRVKATLLIGVMSIAFIFIGRFAANLVQSVSTFAVLIITCTTPWMVIMIIGLVMRRGFYCPDDLQVFTRGEQGGRYWFAHGWNWRGLGAWIPSALVGLCFVNLPGQFVGVLGNLADGIDISLPVTLGLASVVYLVLLSLFPEPAAVYGPGDVRSKGAAADTALRQVA is encoded by the coding sequence ATGAATAACAACAACAACGACCAAAGCCTTACGCAGATTGAAACCCACGGGGTCGAACAGATCCCGGACAACGAGCGCACCGCGGGCCCCACGGACCTGTTCCGGATGATCTTCGGTGGCTCCAACACCTTCGCCACCGCCGTGCTCGGCAGCTTCCCGGTACTGTTCGGCCTGTCTTTCCAGGCAGGCGTAGCGGCGATTGTGCTGGGCGTGCTGCTCGGTTCGCTGATCCTCGCACCCATGGGGCTGTTCGGCCCGCTCAACGGCACCAACAACGCCGTGTCTTCCGGTGCGCACTTCGGCGTGCACGGGCGGATCGTCGGCTCGTTCCTGTCGTTGCTGACCGCCATCGCGTTTTTCTCGCTGTCGGTATGGAGTTCGGGGGATGCCCTGATCGGCGGCGCCAAGCGCCTGGTCGGCCTGCCGGAAACCGACCTGACCCTGGGCCTGGCCTACGGTCTGTTCGCAATCCTGGTGCTGACCGTGTGCATCTATGGCTTCCGCTTCCTGCTGTGGGTCAACAAGATCGCGGTGTGGAGCGCCAGCCTGCTGTTTCTGCTGGGCGTGTTCGCTTTCGCCGGGCCTTTCGATGTGAACTACGCCGGCACCGTGAGCTTCGGCCAACCGGGCTTCTGGGCAGCCTTCATCGGCGCGGCGCTGGTGGCCATGAGCAACCCGATTTCCTTCGGTGCGTTCCTCGGCGACTGGTCGCGCTACATCCCGCGTCATACCCCCAAGGCGCAGATCATGGTGGCCGTGGTGCTCTCACAGATCGCCACGTTCATCCCGTTCCTGTTTGGCCTGGCGACCGCCACCATCGTGGCGATCAAGGCACCGGACTACATCGCTGCCAACAACTACGTCGGTGGCCTGCTGGCGGTGTCGCCGAACTGGTTCTTCCTGCCGGTGTGCCTGATTGCGGTGATCGGCGGCATGTCCACCGGCACCACTTCGCTGTATGGCACCGGCCTGGACATGTCCAGCGTGTTCCCGCGCGTGCTGTCGCGGGTCAAGGCGACGTTGCTGATCGGGGTGATGTCGATCGCCTTCATCTTCATCGGGCGCTTCGCCGCCAACCTGGTGCAGAGCGTGTCGACCTTCGCCGTGCTGATCATCACCTGCACCACCCCGTGGATGGTGATCATGATCATCGGCCTGGTGATGCGTCGCGGCTTCTACTGCCCGGATGACCTGCAAGTATTCACCCGCGGCGAGCAAGGCGGCCGCTACTGGTTCGCCCACGGCTGGAACTGGCGCGGCCTGGGAGCCTGGATCCCCAGCGCACTGGTGGGCCTGTGCTTCGTCAACCTGCCAGGGCAATTCGTCGGCGTGCTCGGCAACCTGGCCGACGGCATCGACATCAGCCTGCCGGTGACACTGGGCCTGGCCTCGGTGGTGTACCTGGTGCTGCTCAGCCTGTTCCCGGAACCGGCGGCGGTGTATGGACCGGGGGATGTTCGGAGCAAGGGTGCGGCTGCGGATACGGCTTTGCGTCAGGTGGCCTGA
- a CDS encoding nuclear transport factor 2 family protein: protein MTARDQVLQAAAELVAAFARNDREAYFGAFSADASFVFYTLEQPLLSRDAYQALWDSWRAEDGFEVVSCTSSNAVVSLQGDVAIFIHDVATELRMQGEQHFSQERETIVFRKQASGQEQQGLWLACHEHLSAMPEGLPTP, encoded by the coding sequence ATGACTGCACGTGATCAGGTTCTGCAAGCGGCCGCCGAACTGGTAGCCGCCTTTGCCCGTAACGATCGCGAGGCTTACTTCGGCGCCTTCAGCGCCGATGCCAGCTTCGTGTTCTACACCCTCGAACAGCCCCTGCTGTCGCGCGATGCCTACCAGGCGTTGTGGGACAGCTGGCGCGCCGAGGATGGCTTCGAGGTGGTGTCGTGCACCTCAAGCAACGCTGTCGTCAGCCTGCAGGGTGACGTGGCGATTTTCATCCATGACGTGGCCACCGAGCTGCGCATGCAAGGGGAGCAACACTTCAGCCAGGAGCGCGAGACGATTGTTTTCAGAAAACAAGCGTCTGGCCAAGAACAACAAGGCCTGTGGCTGGCCTGTCACGAACATTTGTCCGCAATGCCGGAAGGGCTGCCAACACCTTAG
- the speB gene encoding agmatinase codes for MDKILHQPLGGNEMPRFGGIATMLRLPHVPTAAGLDAAFVGVPLDIGTSLRPGTRFGPRDIRTESVMIRPYNMATGAAPFDSLSVADIGDVAINTFNLLDAVRIIEEAYDNILEHDVIPMTLGGDHTITLPILRAIHKKHGKVGLVHIDAHADVNDHMFGEKIAHGTTFRRAVEEGLIDPDRVVQIGLRAQGYTADDFNWSRNQGFRVVQAEECWHKSLAPLMAEVREKVGGGPVYLSFDIDGIDPAWAPGTGTPEIGGLTTIQAIEIVRGCQGLDLIGCDLVEVSPAYDTTGNTSLLAANLLYEMLCVLPGVVHR; via the coding sequence GTGGACAAGATTCTCCACCAACCACTGGGCGGCAACGAAATGCCGCGCTTCGGCGGCATCGCCACCATGCTCCGACTTCCCCACGTACCCACCGCTGCCGGCCTGGACGCTGCCTTCGTAGGCGTGCCGCTGGACATCGGTACTTCGCTGCGCCCCGGCACCCGCTTCGGACCGCGCGACATCCGCACCGAATCGGTGATGATCCGTCCGTACAACATGGCCACCGGCGCCGCGCCGTTCGACTCGCTGTCGGTTGCCGACATCGGCGACGTGGCGATCAACACTTTCAACCTGCTGGATGCCGTACGCATCATCGAGGAAGCCTACGACAACATCCTCGAACATGACGTGATCCCGATGACCCTGGGCGGTGACCACACCATCACCCTGCCGATCCTGCGGGCCATCCACAAGAAGCATGGCAAGGTCGGCCTGGTGCACATCGACGCCCACGCCGATGTCAACGATCACATGTTCGGCGAGAAGATCGCCCACGGCACCACCTTCCGTCGCGCCGTCGAGGAGGGCCTGATCGACCCGGACCGCGTCGTGCAAATCGGCCTGCGCGCCCAGGGCTACACCGCTGACGACTTCAACTGGAGCCGCAACCAGGGCTTCCGTGTGGTCCAGGCCGAAGAGTGCTGGCACAAATCCCTGGCACCGCTGATGGCTGAAGTGCGCGAAAAAGTCGGCGGCGGTCCGGTGTACCTCAGTTTCGACATCGACGGCATCGACCCGGCCTGGGCCCCTGGCACCGGCACCCCGGAAATCGGTGGTCTGACGACCATTCAGGCAATTGAAATCGTCCGTGGCTGCCAGGGCCTCGACCTGATTGGCTGCGATCTGGTAGAAGTCTCGCCCGCTTACGACACCACCGGCAACACCTCGCTGCTGGCCGCCAACCTGCTGTACGAAATGCTCTGCGTACTGCCTGGCGTGGTCCACCGCTGA
- a CDS encoding LysR family transcriptional regulator: MANALPDLKLLRIFVSVVRHQGFANAQQELNLSTSAISTYMSQLEAALGLVLCHRGRGGFSLTSKGELFHQETLRLLGELEGFEQYAAALKGELRGTLNLGVIDSTVSDKALPFAEAIGAYSQEHPAVHLHLSVMSPYELQLGVQDNRLDLAIGAFSTRMSGLVYMPLYREQHWLYCSSRHPLFSERRIPEQLITQQRMVGRGYWSGAELARHGFKHSAATVESMEAQLILVLSGAYIGYLPEHYAQAWADKGDLRVLLPATFGYQAPFSMIIRRGRSREPLIQTFRDLLKAQLNQAA, translated from the coding sequence ATGGCCAACGCTTTACCCGACCTGAAACTGTTGCGCATCTTCGTCAGCGTGGTCCGGCACCAGGGGTTCGCCAACGCCCAGCAGGAACTCAACCTGTCGACGTCGGCGATCAGTACCTACATGAGCCAGCTCGAAGCCGCCCTTGGCCTGGTGCTGTGCCATCGTGGCCGTGGCGGGTTCAGCCTGACCAGCAAGGGTGAGCTGTTCCATCAGGAAACCCTGCGCCTGCTGGGTGAACTCGAAGGGTTCGAGCAGTACGCGGCGGCGCTCAAGGGCGAGCTGCGCGGGACGCTGAACCTGGGGGTGATCGACTCCACTGTCAGTGACAAGGCCTTGCCCTTCGCCGAGGCCATCGGCGCCTACAGCCAGGAGCACCCGGCCGTGCACCTGCACCTGTCGGTCATGAGCCCGTACGAACTGCAACTGGGTGTGCAGGACAACCGCCTGGACCTGGCTATCGGCGCGTTTTCCACGCGCATGAGCGGACTGGTCTACATGCCGTTGTACCGCGAACAGCACTGGTTGTATTGCAGCAGTCGCCATCCGCTGTTCTCCGAGCGGCGTATCCCCGAGCAGCTCATCACCCAGCAACGCATGGTCGGGCGGGGTTACTGGAGTGGAGCGGAGCTGGCGCGCCATGGTTTCAAGCACAGTGCCGCGACCGTGGAAAGCATGGAAGCGCAGCTGATTCTGGTGCTGTCCGGCGCCTACATCGGTTACCTGCCGGAGCACTACGCCCAGGCCTGGGCGGACAAGGGCGATTTGCGCGTGCTGCTGCCGGCGACCTTCGGCTACCAGGCGCCGTTCTCCATGATCATTCGCCGGGGCCGCAGCCGCGAGCCTTTGATCCAGACGTTCCGCGACCTGCTCAAGGCGCAACTCAACCAGGCCGCGTGA
- a CDS encoding tRNA-uridine aminocarboxypropyltransferase, translated as MSRIQCPRCLRPQTHCLCALIPSLDSRTRVLLLQHPSEVNHALNTARLAALGLNNAELVVGEVFEDLPRLLNVPGYQARLLFPGDDAQPMQAYQTGDEPWLLVVPDGTWRKARKMLHLNPLLAALPRVTLAAGAVSRYRLRKAPGPGALSTVEAIVQALQVLEAPGDFAPLLRPFEALIEGQIAAMGEEVFQRNHEAK; from the coding sequence ATGTCGAGAATCCAGTGCCCGCGCTGCCTGCGCCCGCAAACCCATTGCCTGTGTGCGTTGATCCCGAGCCTGGACAGCCGCACCCGGGTCCTGCTGCTGCAACACCCCAGCGAAGTGAACCACGCGCTGAACACCGCACGCCTGGCGGCGCTGGGGTTGAACAACGCCGAGTTGGTCGTCGGCGAGGTGTTCGAGGATCTGCCGCGGTTGTTGAACGTGCCGGGGTATCAGGCGCGTTTGCTGTTTCCCGGCGACGATGCACAACCGATGCAGGCTTACCAGACGGGTGATGAACCGTGGTTGCTGGTGGTGCCGGACGGCACCTGGCGCAAGGCGCGCAAGATGCTGCACCTCAATCCGTTGCTGGCGGCGCTGCCCAGGGTGACGCTGGCCGCCGGCGCGGTGTCGCGCTACCGGCTGCGCAAGGCGCCGGGGCCGGGGGCGTTATCGACGGTGGAGGCGATTGTGCAGGCGTTGCAGGTGCTGGAGGCGCCGGGGGATTTTGCGCCGTTGCTCAGACCGTTCGAGGCGTTGATCGAGGGGCAGATTGCGGCGATGGGGGAGGAGGTTTTTCAGCGTAACCATGAGGCGAAATAG
- a CDS encoding HlyD family type I secretion periplasmic adaptor subunit — translation MASSQSSRGYFDSFSKSAESEYMPETAGASLQDSPRWSRITVWLAAALIISAVVWAKFAVLDEVTMGEGKAIPSSKVQVIQNLEGGIVTEIFVREGQMVNKGDTLLRLDDTRFLSNKGESEADRYALTAQVERLSAEAEGRPFKVSQEVIDKAPQVAEDERSLYEQRQRRLASEQRTLTEQLRQKTQELAEFRSKQGQYSSSLALLQQEMNMSTPLVGTGAVSPVEILRLKRSAVEIRGSLDATTLAIPRAEAAINEIKSKIDESVQTFRSEAAKDLNEKRTDLSKITASSIAIDDRVSRTTVVSPVHGIIKVLKVNTIGGVVQPGSDMVEIVPIEDNLLIEAKVRPQDVAFLHPGQKAMVKFTAYDYTIYGGLSAKLELIGADTITDDKGNSFYLIQVRTDKNHLGGDVKPLLIIPGMVATVDIITGEKSVLDYLLKPVLKARTEAMRER, via the coding sequence ATGGCATCTTCACAAAGTTCACGGGGTTACTTCGACAGCTTCAGCAAAAGCGCCGAAAGCGAGTACATGCCGGAAACCGCCGGCGCCTCGCTGCAGGATTCGCCGCGCTGGTCGCGCATCACCGTTTGGCTGGCGGCGGCGCTGATCATCAGCGCGGTGGTCTGGGCCAAGTTCGCGGTCCTCGACGAAGTCACCATGGGTGAAGGCAAGGCAATTCCGTCGAGCAAGGTCCAGGTGATCCAGAACCTCGAAGGCGGCATCGTCACCGAGATCTTCGTGCGCGAAGGGCAAATGGTGAACAAGGGCGACACTTTGCTGCGCCTGGATGACACGCGCTTCCTGTCGAACAAGGGCGAAAGCGAGGCCGACCGTTATGCGCTGACCGCCCAGGTCGAACGCCTGTCCGCCGAAGCCGAAGGGCGGCCGTTCAAGGTCTCGCAGGAAGTGATCGACAAGGCGCCGCAAGTCGCCGAGGACGAGCGCTCGCTGTACGAGCAACGCCAGCGCCGGCTGGCCAGCGAACAACGTACCCTGACCGAACAACTGCGGCAGAAGACTCAGGAACTGGCGGAGTTTCGCTCCAAACAGGGCCAATACAGCTCCAGCCTGGCCCTGCTGCAACAGGAAATGAACATGTCCACGCCGCTGGTCGGTACGGGCGCGGTGTCACCGGTGGAAATCCTGCGGCTCAAACGCAGCGCCGTGGAAATTCGCGGCTCGCTGGACGCCACTACCCTGGCGATCCCGAGGGCGGAAGCGGCGATCAACGAGATCAAGAGCAAGATCGACGAGTCGGTGCAGACCTTCCGCTCGGAAGCAGCGAAGGATCTCAACGAGAAACGCACTGACCTGTCGAAAATAACGGCATCGAGCATCGCCATTGATGACCGCGTGAGCCGCACCACGGTGGTGTCGCCGGTGCACGGGATCATCAAGGTGCTCAAGGTCAACACCATCGGCGGCGTCGTTCAGCCGGGCAGCGACATGGTGGAAATCGTCCCCATCGAAGACAACCTGCTGATCGAAGCCAAGGTGCGCCCACAGGACGTGGCGTTCCTGCATCCGGGCCAGAAGGCCATGGTCAAGTTCACCGCGTATGACTACACGATCTACGGCGGCTTGAGCGCCAAACTGGAGTTGATCGGCGCCGACACCATCACCGATGACAAGGGCAACAGCTTCTACCTGATCCAGGTGCGCACCGACAAGAACCACCTGGGCGGCGATGTGAAACCGCTGCTGATCATCCCGGGGATGGTGGCGACGGTGGATATCATCACGGGTGAGAAGAGTGTGCTGGATTACCTGCTCAAACCGGTGCTGAAGGCCAGGACCGAGGCGATGCGGGAGCGGTGA
- a CDS encoding type I secretion system permease/ATPase, with the protein MTSMEPGNAGVDPRLNFDDPLLDGLLILCKLHGATVSRASLSAGLPMAHQRMSPDLLPRAAARASLQARLLRRDLEDISPLNLPVLLILNNGRTAVLRRYGEDGRMLILPSEADGGEQWVSREELTENYSGQALFARPRHELEDLRSPLVPRVEAWFRDTLKLSKWLYGDAILASFLINLLGLMVPLFVMQTYDRVVPNQATSTLWVLSIGLLIGTGFELALRVVRAHLLDTAGKKTDVILSATLFERITGMSMKARPATIGGFAQSIHDFQGLREFLTAVTLTSLIDLPFVVLMLAVIGLLGGWLVVIPLFAFPITIVFAMVIQARLRDTVQKSLTLGAERQALLIETLGGLETLKACSAESERQHKWESTHGALTRLDSHARNLSALATNGTLFIQQFSGMATIVAGVYSIIAGNMSVGALVASYMLGSRVLAPLGQIAGLITRYQQAQLTMKSTDALMGLPQERDARQRPLERTQLQGALDVSGVTFHYNGQNAPALNNISFSLKPGERVGIIGRSGSGKSTLGRLLMGFFEPNEGQLLLDGLDLRQLDVADLRQQIGYVAHDLPLLAGSLRDNLTLGARYISDSRMLEVAELTGVTDLARQHPHGFDRPVGERGQLLSGGQRQAVLLARALLLDPPIMLLDEPTSAMDNSSEDALRQKLHGLVQGKTLLLVTHRTSMLSLVDRLVVLDNGRIVADGPKEAVIDALRKGRIGSAAV; encoded by the coding sequence GTGACCAGCATGGAACCGGGCAATGCCGGTGTCGATCCGCGTCTGAACTTCGATGACCCTCTTCTGGACGGTCTGCTGATTCTCTGCAAACTCCATGGCGCGACGGTCAGCCGCGCCAGCCTCAGTGCCGGGCTGCCAATGGCACACCAACGCATGAGCCCGGACCTGCTGCCCCGCGCGGCGGCCCGGGCCAGTTTGCAGGCGCGCCTGCTGCGTCGCGACCTGGAAGACATCTCCCCGCTCAACCTGCCGGTGTTGCTGATCCTCAACAACGGTCGCACCGCTGTCCTGCGCCGCTACGGCGAGGATGGCCGTATGCTGATCCTGCCGAGCGAAGCCGATGGCGGCGAGCAGTGGGTCAGCCGCGAGGAGCTCACGGAAAACTACAGCGGCCAGGCCTTGTTCGCCCGTCCACGCCATGAACTGGAGGACTTGCGCTCGCCGCTGGTGCCGCGGGTCGAGGCGTGGTTTCGCGACACCCTGAAACTGTCGAAGTGGCTGTATGGCGATGCCATCCTCGCCAGTTTCCTGATCAACCTGCTGGGGCTGATGGTGCCCCTGTTCGTGATGCAGACCTACGACCGGGTGGTGCCGAACCAGGCCACATCCACGCTGTGGGTGCTGTCCATCGGCCTGCTGATCGGCACCGGTTTCGAGCTGGCGCTGCGGGTAGTCCGCGCGCACTTGCTGGACACCGCCGGCAAGAAAACCGACGTCATCCTCTCGGCCACGCTGTTCGAGCGCATCACCGGCATGTCGATGAAGGCGCGTCCGGCGACCATCGGCGGCTTTGCCCAGAGCATCCATGACTTCCAGGGCCTGCGCGAATTTCTCACCGCCGTGACCCTGACCAGCCTGATCGACCTGCCTTTTGTCGTGCTGATGCTGGCGGTGATCGGTCTGCTCGGCGGCTGGCTGGTGGTGATTCCGCTGTTCGCCTTTCCGATCACCATTGTGTTTGCCATGGTAATCCAGGCGCGCCTGCGCGACACCGTGCAAAAAAGCCTGACCCTGGGCGCCGAACGCCAGGCGCTGCTGATCGAAACCCTCGGTGGCCTGGAAACCCTCAAGGCTTGCAGCGCCGAAAGCGAGCGCCAGCACAAATGGGAAAGCACCCACGGCGCCCTCACCCGCCTCGACAGCCACGCGCGCAACCTCTCGGCGCTGGCCACCAACGGCACGTTGTTCATCCAGCAGTTCTCCGGCATGGCGACCATCGTCGCCGGCGTGTACAGCATCATCGCCGGCAACATGAGCGTGGGCGCGCTGGTGGCGTCGTACATGCTCGGCAGCCGCGTGCTTGCGCCGCTTGGGCAGATCGCCGGGTTGATCACCCGCTATCAGCAAGCACAACTGACCATGAAAAGCACCGACGCGCTGATGGGCCTGCCCCAGGAGCGCGACGCCCGGCAGCGCCCGCTGGAGCGTACGCAACTGCAGGGTGCGCTGGACGTCAGTGGCGTGACCTTTCACTACAACGGCCAGAATGCGCCGGCGCTCAACAACATCAGTTTCAGCTTAAAGCCCGGTGAGCGGGTGGGCATCATCGGTCGCAGCGGTTCGGGCAAAAGTACCCTGGGCCGGTTGCTCATGGGCTTCTTCGAACCCAATGAAGGCCAGCTGTTGCTCGACGGCCTGGACCTGCGGCAACTGGACGTCGCCGACCTGCGCCAGCAGATCGGTTACGTCGCCCACGACCTGCCGTTGCTGGCGGGCAGCCTGCGCGACAACCTGACCCTCGGCGCGCGCTACATCAGCGACTCGCGCATGCTGGAAGTGGCCGAGCTGACCGGCGTCACCGACCTCGCACGCCAGCATCCACATGGCTTCGACCGGCCGGTGGGCGAGCGCGGGCAGTTGCTGTCCGGCGGCCAGCGCCAGGCGGTGCTGCTGGCCCGGGCATTGCTGCTCGACCCGCCAATCATGCTGCTTGATGAACCCACCAGCGCGATGGACAACAGCAGCGAAGACGCCCTGCGGCAAAAACTCCACGGCCTGGTCCAGGGCAAGACCCTGCTGCTGGTGACGCATCGCACCTCGATGCTCAGCCTGGTGGATCGGCTGGTGGTGCTGGACAACGGGAGGATCGTCGCCGACGGTCCGAAAGAAGCGGTCATCGACGCATTGCGCAAGGGCCGTATCGGCTCTGCGGCCGTCTAG
- a CDS encoding TolC family outer membrane protein, translating into MRQLTPLCSSIVLAMACISQAHAITMTEAIQSTIATHPELASRVDSRLSADEDVKVAKGGFYPSVDLNAAYGRGYSDNTNTRAFGDHNTRILNYTQSELRLRQMLFDGFNTSNEVERTKGVVNSRAYYAQGTAQDLALRTIEVYLEVLKRRELVTLAKNNLQAHLRVNDQIGLRTQRGIGSNADADQSVARRALAENNLDTAEVDLADAEANFFAVVGRMPDELETAPSIRGEMPASIQDAQQSMVDNNPYLKSAQADVQSAESQYEVAKSPFYPRFDAEAAVGANNNIAGEEGHDNEWRVGIVMNYNLFRGGSDKARLASDAHKINQALDIRNNALRQLNENIRLAWNAMLNARKQTPTAREYAETTTRVRAAYQDQFGLGQRTLLDVLDSENELYNANRRYTEVRYTEEFSMYRVLANMGELLSKQRVVLPADAVARTEVKSEARLPELR; encoded by the coding sequence ATGCGCCAGTTGACCCCTCTTTGCAGTTCGATTGTCTTGGCCATGGCCTGCATCTCTCAGGCTCACGCCATCACCATGACCGAGGCGATCCAGAGCACCATCGCCACTCACCCGGAACTGGCGTCGCGGGTCGACAGCCGCCTGTCGGCGGATGAAGACGTGAAAGTCGCCAAAGGCGGTTTTTACCCTTCGGTGGACCTGAATGCCGCGTACGGGCGCGGGTACAGCGACAACACCAACACCCGGGCCTTCGGCGATCACAACACTCGAATTCTCAACTACACCCAGTCGGAGCTGCGCCTGCGGCAGATGCTGTTCGACGGTTTCAACACCTCCAACGAGGTCGAGCGCACCAAGGGCGTGGTCAACTCCCGGGCCTACTACGCGCAGGGCACCGCCCAGGACCTGGCCCTGCGCACCATCGAGGTCTACCTCGAAGTGCTCAAGCGTCGCGAGCTGGTGACGCTGGCCAAGAACAACCTTCAAGCGCACTTGCGGGTCAACGACCAGATCGGCCTGCGCACCCAGCGCGGTATTGGCAGCAACGCCGACGCCGATCAGTCCGTGGCCCGTCGCGCACTGGCCGAGAACAACCTCGACACCGCCGAAGTCGATCTGGCCGATGCCGAAGCGAATTTCTTCGCTGTGGTTGGGCGCATGCCCGATGAACTGGAAACGGCACCCTCGATCCGCGGCGAAATGCCTGCCTCGATCCAGGACGCGCAGCAGAGCATGGTCGACAACAACCCGTACCTGAAATCGGCCCAGGCCGACGTGCAATCTGCCGAGAGCCAGTACGAAGTCGCCAAATCGCCGTTCTACCCGCGCTTCGACGCCGAGGCAGCTGTGGGCGCAAACAACAACATCGCCGGTGAAGAAGGCCACGATAACGAATGGCGGGTCGGCATCGTGATGAACTACAACCTGTTCCGCGGCGGCAGCGACAAGGCGCGACTGGCCTCCGATGCGCACAAAATCAATCAGGCGCTGGACATCCGCAACAACGCCCTGCGCCAGCTCAACGAGAACATTCGCCTGGCTTGGAACGCCATGCTCAATGCGCGCAAGCAAACCCCGACTGCTCGTGAATACGCGGAAACCACCACTCGCGTACGCGCCGCCTATCAGGATCAGTTCGGCCTTGGCCAACGGACCTTGCTGGACGTGCTCGACAGCGAAAACGAACTCTACAATGCCAACCGCCGCTATACCGAGGTACGCTACACCGAGGAGTTCTCGATGTATCGCGTCCTGGCAAACATGGGCGAGTTGTTGAGCAAGCAGCGCGTGGTGCTGCCCGCCGATGCGGTCGCCCGAACCGAAGTGAAAAGCGAAGCCCGTCTGCCTGAGTTGAGATAA